The DNA region TCCGGCAACGGCCCGGGGGCGGCATCCGCACTCCCCGTTCAGTGGTGCCATTCCTGCGTGGGGGGCAAGACGTATGCCTTCATCACCCCGGAGGGAAACGTGCAGATTTGCAAAAATCTTTCCGCCGGCAGCGACGACCTCCGGTCGAACGGGTATGATTTCAAGGGGATCTGGGAACGGTCCGGTCTGCTGGACGATCTTCGCGCCCGGTCGCAGAGCTGCGCGGAGACAAGGGTCGCGCTCTCCGAATTTGAGGAAGAGGCGATATGACGGACGCCCGGATCGATCACAGGACCCTCTACCGCCTCCCGTGGACGCTTCCCGACAACGCGATCTCCTGGCTGGAGCCGACCTCCGCCTGCAACCTTCAGTGCGACGGATGCTACCGGGAAAATGTCGCCGGGAGCCATAAGCCGCTTCATGTGGTGGAACAGGAAATCGAGGCATTCGTGCGGCTGCGAAATGTGGACGGCATTTCCGTCGCGGGAGGGGACCCGCTCATGCATCCGGAGATTGTGGAGATTGTGAGGCTGATCGCGAAGAAAGGGATCAAGCCCGTGATCAACACCAACGGCGGAAAACTGACGCCGGAGCTCCTTCGGGCGCTGAAGTCAGCCGGCGCGTACGGATTTACCTTCCATGTCGACAGCAAACAGGGAAGGCCCCACTGGAAGAACAAGAGCGAGGTGGAGATGAACGCCCTGCGCCTCGAGTATGCGGAGATGGTCGCGGAAACCGGAGGGATGTCCTGCTCATTCAATTCGACTGTCTATGACGACACGCTCCACTCCGTCCCGGACCTCGTGGAGTGGGCCGCGAAACACATCGATATCGTGAACGTGATGGTCTTTATCCTGTACCGGGCCGCTGTGCCGCAGCTCCCGTTCGACTGGTACGCCGGCGGGAAGAAAATCGACATGAGCGCCCTGGCCTACGGGGAGACGCGGGAGAGGACGATCGATCTGAAATCGACCCATGTCGTCGGCGAGATCCGGAAACGGTTCCCGGAGTTCACTCCCTGCGCGTATTTGAACGGCACTGAAAAGGCCGACTCGTTCAAGTGGCTCCTGACGGGCCGGATCGGCTCCAAAGAGAAAATCTACGGCTACGTCGGGCCGAAATTTATGGAGATCATGCAGACGATGCATCATCTCGGAACGGGCCGTTACCTGGCGTATGAAAAGCCTTCCCTCACCAGGAAGGGCCGTTCGATGATGCTCCTCGCGGCGTTCGACCGCCAGGTCCGGAAGATCGCCGGCAGGTACGCTTCCGCCGCTCTTCGCAATCCGCTCCGTCTCGCGGCTGGACTCCACTACCAATCGGTCATGATCATCCAGCCTGTTGACTTCCTGGAAAACGGATACCAGAACATGTGCGACGGCTGTCCCGACATGACCCTCTGGAACGGGGAGCTTGTCTGGTCGTGCCGGATGGAGGAATTGAAGCATTTCGGTTGCTGGGTGAGGACCGTCCCGGCCTGCAAAGCCTGATCCAGGCCCTCTCAAGTCTGAAATAGCCGCCCCCGGAGTTTCTAACCTTTGAGAAAGCGGGCTTGGTTCAGTTTAGAATCAGTCCAAATTGACCCCCCATTTCACCCTTTTCCGTATGATTTCTGGCACGCCGATTGTCTTAGACTAGTCACCGGGCGCCATCAACGGCGTCCGGGATTAAGAATGAACAAAGGCGAAGGCATCATCGTGCAGGGATCTACCACGTCACTTTATTCAACCCCGGTCGGGGGATGGATCAGGATCATGTCCTTACCAGCGGGGGATGTCAGGGCGCAGTTCATCCGTCTGGGCATCGGGGAGGGAGAGAGGATTCTCCTCATCGAGCGGCTGCCGGGCGGAACCGTCGTACTCCAGAAGAACCGGCAGCAGATCGCCGTCGGGCATCAACTCTCGAGGCAGATTCTGGTGGCCGTCATTTACGACGAGGAACTCGCCGATGCCTGAAGACCGGAACAGGGGTTCCCTGGATCATTTT from Bacteroidota bacterium includes:
- a CDS encoding ferrous iron transport protein A, with protein sequence MNKGEGIIVQGSTTSLYSTPVGGWIRIMSLPAGDVRAQFIRLGIGEGERILLIERLPGGTVVLQKNRQQIAVGHQLSRQILVAVIYDEELADA
- a CDS encoding radical SAM protein; amino-acid sequence: MTDARIDHRTLYRLPWTLPDNAISWLEPTSACNLQCDGCYRENVAGSHKPLHVVEQEIEAFVRLRNVDGISVAGGDPLMHPEIVEIVRLIAKKGIKPVINTNGGKLTPELLRALKSAGAYGFTFHVDSKQGRPHWKNKSEVEMNALRLEYAEMVAETGGMSCSFNSTVYDDTLHSVPDLVEWAAKHIDIVNVMVFILYRAAVPQLPFDWYAGGKKIDMSALAYGETRERTIDLKSTHVVGEIRKRFPEFTPCAYLNGTEKADSFKWLLTGRIGSKEKIYGYVGPKFMEIMQTMHHLGTGRYLAYEKPSLTRKGRSMMLLAAFDRQVRKIAGRYASAALRNPLRLAAGLHYQSVMIIQPVDFLENGYQNMCDGCPDMTLWNGELVWSCRMEELKHFGCWVRTVPACKA